One region of Thermoleophilia bacterium genomic DNA includes:
- a CDS encoding HEAT repeat domain-containing protein — translation MSAQEPSGRDSARAVCAALHHSYRSLRMYPPGHPTPEQAFQTLVDALTLHLDQFGPLELEVQETQLVYEDEDVYSFPGSRDNLAFILFRDGIRTVSLLPGMEARELRALVDCLAQAETLADLEHDLATALWEQDLPHFEYEVVDPFISGELDLLEGVLGELGETAAARQAGAAAALAVGETEPTTVPADRADWQPEDLASVEEAPDGNQPSGEIMEQTTSEVYADFAEVLLEIVGSNDEETKGDDRLTSSLAAALGELLSLGELDKVELAVDRLEMLEKEGCQPAGYVGQVVARALTPGRVALLTSYALQEAGTRGERARRLLEKLRVWIYPALLEVLSEAEDKSVRRLILNVLMSGQGVPAVYLEPLFRDKRWYVVRNAVHLAVELQNHALLPHFERLLSHSDPRVRREVVRGLSALGGSKAASLLATALRDDDAGVRTLAARGLARHGGREHYPIVLEQATAKSLDTRSPEEVEEILVALARLGGETAVQVLDKLWKRRLFGTRPLAVRTAAVRALALIPGQSARRSLEAARRCGEAVIEQAATQALSDLYALGSSKPSDAGKDNAGVSGGRDDRSGWDGPGSE, via the coding sequence ATGAGCGCTCAAGAGCCATCCGGGCGCGACTCAGCACGCGCTGTTTGTGCTGCTCTCCATCACTCCTATCGAAGCCTACGCATGTATCCTCCCGGGCATCCCACACCTGAGCAGGCGTTCCAGACCCTGGTCGATGCCTTGACCTTGCATCTAGACCAGTTTGGACCGTTAGAACTTGAGGTTCAAGAAACGCAGCTCGTGTATGAGGATGAGGATGTTTACTCGTTCCCCGGTAGCCGCGACAACCTCGCTTTCATTCTTTTTCGGGACGGAATCAGGACGGTATCTTTGTTACCCGGCATGGAGGCGCGGGAGCTTCGGGCTCTTGTAGACTGCCTGGCCCAGGCGGAGACCCTGGCTGATTTGGAGCATGACCTGGCCACTGCCCTATGGGAGCAGGATCTGCCTCACTTTGAGTACGAGGTAGTAGATCCTTTCATCAGTGGGGAATTGGATCTGCTCGAGGGAGTACTGGGAGAACTTGGCGAGACAGCAGCTGCAAGGCAGGCAGGTGCGGCAGCGGCTTTGGCGGTCGGCGAGACGGAGCCAACTACTGTGCCGGCCGACAGAGCAGATTGGCAACCTGAGGACCTTGCCTCTGTTGAGGAAGCGCCAGACGGCAACCAGCCTTCAGGGGAAATCATGGAGCAAACCACCAGCGAGGTGTATGCAGATTTCGCGGAAGTCTTGCTGGAAATTGTTGGCAGCAACGACGAAGAGACAAAAGGTGACGATCGTCTTACTAGCTCTCTAGCTGCGGCCTTGGGGGAGCTGCTTTCTCTTGGGGAACTGGACAAGGTGGAACTTGCAGTTGATCGCCTTGAAATGCTGGAGAAAGAGGGGTGTCAACCAGCCGGTTATGTGGGCCAAGTGGTTGCCCGGGCGCTTACACCTGGCCGAGTTGCCCTCTTGACGAGCTATGCCTTGCAGGAGGCCGGAACTAGAGGCGAGCGTGCCCGTCGGTTGCTGGAAAAGCTAAGGGTTTGGATTTACCCAGCGCTTCTTGAGGTGTTGTCCGAAGCTGAGGACAAAAGCGTGCGTCGCCTTATTCTGAACGTGCTTATGTCTGGGCAGGGAGTTCCTGCTGTCTACCTTGAGCCTCTTTTTCGGGATAAGCGCTGGTACGTGGTTAGGAATGCCGTGCATCTGGCTGTGGAATTGCAAAACCACGCGCTTCTTCCCCACTTTGAGCGTTTGCTCTCTCATTCTGATCCGCGGGTGCGCCGAGAAGTGGTGCGCGGTCTAAGCGCGCTGGGTGGGAGCAAGGCGGCGTCTCTTCTAGCCACTGCCCTGCGTGATGACGACGCCGGAGTGAGGACTTTGGCCGCTCGCGGTCTTGCCCGACACGGTGGCAGGGAGCACTACCCCATAGTGCTTGAGCAAGCTACGGCCAAGTCCCTGGACACACGCTCCCCCGAGGAAGTCGAGGAGATCCTTGTGGCGCTTGCCCGGCTTGGTGGTGAAACAGCAGTGCAGGTTCTAGACAAGCTCTGGAAACGGCGGCTTTTCGGGACTCGGCCGCTTGCAGTAAGGACCGCGGCGGTGCGCGCTTTGGCGCTGATTCCCGGACAGAGCGCGCGTAGATCACTGGAGGCCGCAAGAAGGTGCGGAGAGGCAGTCATCGAGCAGGCAGCTACTCAGGCCCTCAGCGATTTGTACGCTCTTGGATCAAGCAAACCTAGTGATGCGGGTAAGGATAATGCCGGCGTGAGTGGGGGCAGGGACGATAGGAGTGGGTGGGATGGACCAGGGTCCGAGTAG
- a CDS encoding HD domain-containing protein: MDQGPSRRLEENRGQQLALALAAAARTASYYDENNVVLQQTVSRLMEVLEEYWQEEDAVTLGIHSHSVFVDRVRVPAAISTYERFSLLADLFERWGISQITFSHGLSPEELVVALKRLARADRPTGQSLEDLLVMAGVEHIVVEEAVPEEEVFRSRRVFHKAGAGVIPLAPVFVYSGAVKLSIELARMGGQLEPGSVKRARHVTQSLADEIRRDPGAVLALTTIKDFDRYLITHSINVAVLSALLGQHLGLDRVRLGELSLAGFLHDAGKLSVDQDILQKPSSLTEEERREVRRHPILAACSLLSGKRLTLSAMRAVVVAFEHHLNFDLSGYPPVRFRDHVSLFGRIVAIADQFDALTTARVYRPVNLTPPEALRHLMERAGTALDPALVRLFVRVVGIYPPGTAVLLTNGERGVVSKPPSPGAPLDRPFVRILVGPEPGIVRDLSQRNESGFVVSVAGVLNPENQGQIPAVDPALFSKLATSTT; the protein is encoded by the coding sequence ATGGACCAGGGTCCGAGTAGACGGCTGGAAGAAAATCGTGGTCAGCAGCTTGCTCTGGCACTTGCGGCGGCTGCCCGCACGGCCAGCTACTATGACGAGAACAATGTGGTGCTGCAGCAGACAGTCTCTCGACTCATGGAGGTCCTCGAGGAGTACTGGCAGGAGGAGGACGCTGTCACTCTTGGGATTCACAGTCACTCCGTTTTTGTGGACAGAGTGCGGGTTCCTGCGGCGATCTCGACTTACGAGCGGTTCTCCCTACTGGCTGATCTTTTTGAACGTTGGGGGATATCTCAGATAACGTTCAGTCATGGTCTGTCCCCGGAAGAGCTTGTAGTGGCTCTCAAACGACTTGCTCGCGCCGACCGTCCGACCGGCCAATCTCTTGAAGATCTCCTAGTGATGGCGGGAGTGGAACACATCGTGGTGGAAGAGGCGGTTCCGGAGGAGGAGGTCTTTCGTTCTCGGCGAGTGTTTCATAAAGCGGGGGCTGGTGTTATTCCTTTGGCCCCCGTTTTTGTGTATTCGGGCGCTGTCAAGCTAAGTATCGAGCTTGCGCGCATGGGAGGCCAGCTTGAACCCGGCTCTGTGAAGAGAGCTCGCCACGTGACGCAGTCTCTTGCAGATGAGATTCGGCGGGATCCAGGCGCCGTTTTGGCTCTGACTACGATCAAGGATTTTGACCGCTATCTGATTACCCACTCGATCAACGTTGCGGTGTTGTCTGCTCTCCTTGGTCAGCATCTTGGGCTAGACCGGGTTCGCTTGGGGGAGCTTTCATTGGCGGGCTTTCTTCATGACGCGGGTAAGCTGAGCGTCGATCAGGACATTCTGCAAAAGCCCAGTTCTCTAACCGAAGAAGAGCGGCGTGAGGTGCGACGTCATCCAATCTTGGCTGCCTGCTCCCTGCTTAGCGGCAAGCGTCTCACTCTGTCCGCTATGAGAGCAGTGGTGGTGGCCTTCGAGCATCATCTCAACTTCGACCTAAGCGGCTATCCGCCCGTGCGGTTTCGTGACCACGTATCGCTGTTTGGCAGAATTGTGGCGATTGCTGACCAGTTTGATGCTCTTACCACCGCTCGAGTTTACCGGCCCGTCAATCTGACTCCTCCCGAGGCTCTCAGGCACCTCATGGAGAGGGCCGGAACGGCCCTAGATCCCGCGCTGGTGAGATTGTTCGTACGCGTAGTTGGTATTTACCCGCCAGGTACGGCTGTTCTTCTCACCAACGGTGAAAGAGGAGTGGTGTCTAAGCCACCCAGTCCGGGAGCTCCCTTGGATCGACCGTTTGTGCGGATACTCGTCGGTCCGGAACCCGGCATTGTGCGGGACCTTTCGCAAAGAAACGAAAGCGGCTTTGTTGTGAGTGTAGCTGGCGTTCTCAACCCTGAAAACCAGGGTCAAATTCCAGCAGTTGACCCTGCTCTGTTTTCAAAGCTGGCTACTTCGACCACCTGA
- a CDS encoding 4Fe-4S dicluster domain-containing protein: protein MSNGGYYTNYVIQHDTETCVGCYACAVACMDQNDLEIQESPAFWRQVYTVESRAGAEWRIRYVSLACFHCADAPCLLACPTGAIKQSAATGAIIVEQDLCIGCHGCSMACPFGVPRYGKTGTMQKCHLCHVRVKNGLEPACVRVCPTGALRFGDPNQLGFETGKRVARQVVEVASFENRAGSTAGI, encoded by the coding sequence ATGAGCAACGGGGGATACTACACAAACTATGTCATCCAGCACGATACGGAAACCTGCGTGGGATGCTACGCCTGCGCGGTTGCATGCATGGATCAAAATGACCTCGAAATCCAAGAGAGTCCCGCCTTCTGGCGCCAGGTCTACACCGTGGAATCCAGAGCAGGCGCCGAATGGCGCATAAGGTATGTGTCGTTAGCTTGCTTTCACTGCGCAGATGCTCCTTGCCTATTGGCTTGTCCCACCGGAGCTATCAAACAAAGTGCTGCCACCGGCGCCATCATAGTGGAACAAGATCTCTGCATTGGCTGCCACGGCTGCTCCATGGCTTGTCCGTTCGGGGTGCCCCGCTATGGCAAGACGGGGACTATGCAGAAATGTCATCTGTGCCATGTGCGGGTGAAAAACGGACTGGAGCCTGCCTGCGTACGGGTATGCCCGACTGGTGCGCTTCGCTTTGGCGACCCCAATCAGCTTGGCTTTGAAACTGGAAAACGGGTGGCGCGTCAGGTGGTCGAAGTAGCCAGCTTTGAAAACAGAGCAGGGTCAACTGCTGGAATTTGA
- a CDS encoding molybdopterin-dependent oxidoreductase: MADIDSLIAAKIPRPETGIEIRKSICTICDPTTQCGLDCYVKDGRIIKVEGSREHPQNRGTLCAKGAAQRQWVYHKDRLLRPLKRVGPRGSGKMTPISWDEALSTVAENLLRLRDSYGPESVIFYCGYPKHPRPFLKRLAHQFGSPNLCTESSTCFTAMAMAWQLVFGHMGSPDLPTTRCLVIWTSNPAHSRPLSARGIKEARDRGVKLIVVDPRLSPTAALADLHLRLRPGTDGALALAMAHVIIEEGLYDQEFVARWTRGFEEFRAYVAQFPPHTAETITGVPATLIAEAARLYATTRPAALMTSAAPVVQNTNGLQNQRAAICLVALTGNFDIPGGNVVAPSSWLEVSGAGFVTREHEFAQARPWSEMAPRIGADRFPLWAQLFDQAQSMAITEQLETDTPYPLRGLVAFGLNHRMWPDPPRLLRAMEKLEFIVDVDLFGTDTSKYADIVLPACSSVERSELRAYPQRYVVFTQPVIPPLGESRPDIDIIFALAARLGLVDPLLNPSQSTQDTLPGQAQPIGAPDYTTAYENALDWILAPSGLALAELKKHPGGMAVPNPLPTEFKKYENYGFATPSGKAEFVSSLLEKFADRTAHDPLPVYREPALSPVSTPEVAVHYPLILGTGTRLPMFIHSRTFRLSWTRSLRPAAAADLHPHDAERLGIISGDLIEISTPLEAIKVTANVTHMAYPGAVHMFHDYPEADVNSLIPADYLDPISGFPGYKALLCQVRKVGPAEATDVGEAEKQA; this comes from the coding sequence ATGGCCGACATTGACTCTTTGATCGCCGCCAAGATACCTAGACCTGAAACAGGCATCGAAATCCGCAAGTCCATCTGCACTATCTGTGACCCCACTACCCAATGCGGTCTTGACTGCTACGTCAAAGATGGCCGAATCATTAAGGTCGAAGGCTCACGGGAGCACCCGCAAAACCGGGGCACGCTGTGTGCTAAGGGCGCAGCACAGAGGCAGTGGGTTTATCACAAGGACCGCCTACTGCGCCCGCTTAAGCGAGTTGGGCCCCGGGGGTCCGGCAAAATGACACCGATTTCTTGGGACGAGGCACTTAGCACAGTTGCCGAGAACCTACTCAGACTGCGCGACTCCTATGGTCCTGAGTCGGTGATCTTCTACTGCGGCTATCCAAAACACCCTCGTCCGTTCCTCAAACGCCTGGCCCACCAATTCGGGTCTCCAAATCTCTGCACTGAATCAAGTACCTGCTTTACAGCTATGGCCATGGCCTGGCAGCTCGTGTTCGGTCATATGGGGTCGCCCGACCTACCCACAACACGATGCTTAGTCATCTGGACAAGTAACCCCGCCCACTCCCGGCCTCTCTCGGCCCGGGGAATAAAGGAAGCCCGAGACAGGGGCGTCAAGCTGATTGTGGTAGATCCCCGGCTTTCCCCCACGGCGGCGCTGGCAGATCTGCACCTTAGACTAAGGCCGGGCACGGACGGGGCGTTGGCTTTAGCAATGGCCCACGTGATTATCGAAGAAGGACTGTACGACCAAGAGTTCGTGGCCCGGTGGACACGGGGCTTTGAGGAGTTCAGAGCCTACGTGGCGCAGTTTCCTCCGCATACCGCCGAGACCATCACTGGCGTTCCCGCTACTCTAATAGCCGAAGCAGCAAGACTTTACGCCACAACCAGGCCGGCCGCCCTTATGACCAGCGCAGCTCCTGTGGTGCAAAACACCAACGGGCTACAAAACCAACGGGCAGCAATATGTCTGGTTGCGCTCACCGGCAACTTTGACATTCCCGGCGGCAACGTGGTAGCACCGTCCAGCTGGCTTGAGGTCTCTGGCGCAGGTTTTGTCACCCGAGAGCACGAATTTGCACAAGCCCGCCCTTGGAGCGAAATGGCTCCCAGAATAGGCGCTGATCGATTCCCGTTGTGGGCCCAGCTGTTTGATCAGGCTCAATCCATGGCTATCACCGAGCAGCTTGAAACCGACACGCCCTACCCTTTGCGCGGACTGGTGGCCTTTGGCCTGAACCACCGGATGTGGCCTGATCCCCCGCGCCTGTTGCGTGCGATGGAAAAGCTCGAGTTCATTGTGGACGTGGACCTATTCGGCACCGATACTTCCAAGTATGCAGACATTGTGCTCCCTGCTTGCAGCTCTGTAGAACGCAGTGAACTGCGGGCCTATCCACAGCGGTACGTGGTCTTTACTCAGCCCGTGATCCCGCCCCTGGGGGAGTCGAGGCCAGACATCGACATCATCTTTGCTCTCGCGGCGCGGTTAGGTCTAGTTGATCCCCTACTCAATCCCTCCCAGAGCACTCAAGACACGCTGCCAGGCCAGGCACAGCCAATTGGAGCGCCAGACTACACCACCGCCTACGAGAACGCACTAGACTGGATCCTTGCCCCAAGCGGTCTTGCGCTGGCCGAGCTCAAGAAGCACCCCGGGGGAATGGCTGTGCCAAACCCGCTGCCCACGGAGTTCAAGAAATACGAGAATTACGGGTTTGCCACCCCAAGCGGAAAGGCAGAGTTTGTTTCGTCGCTCCTTGAGAAATTCGCTGATCGAACCGCACACGATCCGCTCCCGGTTTACCGGGAACCAGCGCTGAGCCCTGTTTCTACTCCGGAGGTGGCGGTGCACTACCCGCTAATCCTTGGAACCGGCACCCGTTTACCCATGTTTATCCATTCCCGGACCTTCCGCCTCTCATGGACTAGGTCACTGCGACCCGCTGCGGCCGCTGACCTTCATCCACATGATGCCGAGAGACTGGGGATTATTTCCGGCGATCTCATCGAGATCTCGACTCCGCTTGAGGCCATCAAGGTCACAGCAAACGTCACCCACATGGCCTATCCGGGAGCTGTGCACATGTTCCACGACTATCCCGAAGCAGACGTCAACAGCCTGATTCCCGCAGATTACCTTGACCCGATTTCTGGCTTTCCTGGATACAAAGCTCTGCTCTGCCAGGTGCGCAAGGTTGGCCCGGCAGAAGCCACAGATGTAGGCGAAGCTGAGAAACAAGCTTAA
- a CDS encoding NAD(P)/FAD-dependent oxidoreductase, with amino-acid sequence MDITVAIVGNGGAAAEAVLALRASGFRESIHLFSDNAHPPYNPMLGPHVVSGKLPFACAFPFGDLKNFYDNNAVVAHLGEEVVCVDAEARTITTAAGSTCKYEKCLIATGAQCIVPPIGGLAELLDGQPQLAFLLRTPDDALSLKHAVDGLRKSMSEDRSGGDPPRVIVLGASLAGIKTAATLHDLGFDVCLIEQQPHILPFTAHPECAKVLEDHMTDEGYVLRLAATLAAVRRVSPRRLEIELGLPHATREQADLLVLCTGTTPRLGFLVGDSVEIDRGILVDSYLRSSVPSLYAAGDVAQGKELISGRHEVIGLWISARRQGRAAGRNLAGVRYRHPGEVRHTITPVGRMFLASMGYMDDYDDIRVSRTGQRMELYLFRQGRLTGVNILDHASMAGPLRQAICKAALRALGETEVTWPTLTL; translated from the coding sequence ATGGATATCACTGTTGCGATTGTGGGTAACGGGGGAGCGGCTGCCGAAGCTGTACTAGCTTTGAGAGCAAGCGGTTTTAGGGAAAGCATTCATTTGTTTTCGGATAACGCCCACCCTCCCTACAATCCCATGTTGGGACCCCATGTGGTCTCCGGCAAGCTTCCGTTCGCATGTGCTTTTCCTTTCGGAGACCTTAAGAACTTCTACGACAACAACGCTGTAGTTGCTCACTTAGGTGAAGAAGTGGTTTGCGTTGACGCCGAAGCCAGGACCATCACAACCGCAGCAGGCTCCACCTGCAAGTACGAAAAATGCCTGATAGCAACCGGAGCTCAGTGCATCGTTCCGCCCATCGGAGGATTGGCTGAGCTACTCGATGGCCAACCGCAGCTGGCGTTCTTGCTCCGCACACCCGACGATGCGCTCTCCCTCAAACACGCGGTGGATGGGCTTCGAAAGTCCATGTCCGAAGACAGGTCAGGAGGCGACCCGCCCCGCGTCATCGTGCTCGGCGCTTCGCTGGCCGGAATTAAGACTGCCGCCACGCTGCATGATCTTGGCTTTGACGTCTGCCTGATCGAGCAGCAGCCACACATTCTGCCGTTCACCGCACACCCGGAGTGCGCGAAGGTACTGGAAGATCACATGACGGACGAGGGATACGTGCTTCGACTTGCCGCCACACTGGCAGCGGTCCGGAGGGTGAGTCCCCGCAGGCTCGAGATAGAACTTGGCCTTCCACATGCAACCCGAGAACAAGCGGACCTTCTTGTTCTTTGCACTGGTACCACACCGCGCCTTGGCTTCTTGGTCGGCGATTCTGTAGAGATTGACAGAGGGATTCTAGTAGATTCCTATCTTCGCTCCAGCGTGCCCTCTCTCTATGCCGCTGGCGATGTTGCCCAGGGTAAAGAGCTCATCTCCGGTCGCCATGAGGTGATAGGACTCTGGATCAGCGCCCGGCGCCAAGGACGAGCGGCGGGACGAAATCTGGCTGGAGTGCGGTATCGTCACCCCGGAGAAGTTCGTCATACCATCACCCCGGTAGGCCGAATGTTCCTTGCCAGCATGGGATACATGGACGATTATGATGACATCCGGGTGTCACGCACTGGACAGAGGATGGAACTCTACCTTTTCCGGCAAGGAAGACTAACCGGAGTAAACATTTTGGATCACGCTAGTATGGCCGGGCCGTTACGCCAGGCGATTTGCAAAGCAGCCCTGCGCGCCCTCGGGGAAACGGAGGTAACATGGCCGACATTGACTCTTTGA
- a CDS encoding phage holin family protein, whose amino-acid sequence MLRFAIRWGVTAAATAIAAWAVPGIHVEEPHQVWSVLILALVLGLLNAFVRPLLYALSCGLIVVTLGLFTLVLNGLMLWLASWVLSDLLGSGFYVDGFGSAVLGALIISVVSVVLSVFVGRKTN is encoded by the coding sequence GTGCTTAGGTTTGCCATCCGCTGGGGAGTCACAGCTGCTGCTACTGCTATTGCCGCTTGGGCGGTGCCGGGAATCCACGTGGAGGAACCCCACCAGGTATGGTCGGTACTCATTCTTGCCCTGGTGCTAGGTTTGCTCAACGCGTTTGTAAGACCCTTGCTTTATGCCCTTTCATGCGGACTCATCGTTGTTACGTTGGGGCTCTTCACGTTAGTACTAAACGGTCTGATGCTTTGGTTGGCTTCTTGGGTGCTCAGTGATCTGCTTGGTTCTGGCTTTTACGTGGACGGCTTCGGAAGCGCCGTTCTCGGTGCTCTGATTATTAGTGTGGTCTCTGTGGTCTTGTCAGTGTTCGTTGGAAGAAAGACCAACTAA